The DNA region TCGGAGGCAGAGCAGCACTACTATGACATTATGAGCTCGCTAGACGCCTGCATTCTACCCTCTCTTCTCTACCTGGACAACAACTGCTCGATGTCCGAGGAGATTTGGGCGGTGCTCAAGTATTTCCCGTACCATTTCCGTTACAGTTTGTATGCACGTTGGAAGAACGATAGCTACCAGCTGCATCCGAATTTGATTAGGCGGTGTGGATTGGCTCAGCGGGATATCAAGGCGCTGATGAAGCGAGTAAGCAAGGAGAACGTGAAACAGCTGGGTCGCCTGGTTGGCAAGTACAGCCATTGTGCCCCAGGACTGCTGTTCGATTATGTGAGTTTAATATAAACTATTTTGCCAATCGCATTTTCTTAATTTCCTTATCCATTGCAACAGATCCTATTGCAAATACAAATCTATGACAATCTCATCGGGCCCGTCTGTGACATGCTCAAGTATCTTACTGCCCTGTCCTTTGACTGTCTGGGCTACTGCATCATCGAGTCCCTGACGATAACGGGTCGTCTCAGGTTCAAGGATGATGGCACCTCTTTATCCTTGTGGCTTCAAAGCTTGGCCTCCTTCTGCGGCACCATTTACAAAAAGTACAGCATCGAGCTGAGTGGATTGCTGCAATATGTGGCTAATCAGCTGAAGTCACAGAAGAGCCTGGACCTACTCATATTGCGGGAGATTGTGCACAAGATGGCGGGTGTGGAGTCCTGTGAGGAGATGACAAATGATCAGTTGCAGGCCATGTGTGGTGGGGAACAGCTCAGGGGAGAGGTAAATATCTAATATACTTTGAAGTACTATATCTTAACGAGTTTCCTTCTTATTACAGGCTGGTTACTTTAGCCAAGTGAGGAATACGAAAAAGTCGTCTAATCGCTTGAAGGAGGCCTTGGCCAACAATGATCTCGCCGTGGCCATTTGCCTATTGATGGCCCAGCAAAAGCACTGCGTAATTTATCGCGAGACGGCGGCGCAAAGTCATTTAAAGTTGGTGGGAAATCTCTATGATCAGTGCCAGGACACCCTTGTCCAGTTTGGTACCTTCCTAGGGTCCACTTATTCGGTTGATGAGTACGTGGAGCGGTTGCCCTCTATTATAACCATGCTGCGGGAGTACCACATCAATACAGATGTGGCTTTCTTCCTGGCTAGGCCCATGTTCACTCATCAAATCAATGTAAGTCTgtcaaaaataattatggtTCATATTTTTAACCTTTTAACTTTTTTACAGCAAAAATACGACCAACTGCGCAAGGCTGATCCGAACGCCAAGAAGCTGACCACGACCCAAAAGCTGCAAAAGTATTTGGAGGCCACGCAGCTGATCATGAACCCGATCGTGGAGTCTGTTCGACCACTGCACAGCGCCAAGGTTTGGGAGGACATCAGTCCGCAGTTCCTGGTAACCTTTTGGAGTCTGAGCATGTACGACCTGCATGTTCCGAACGACAGCTATCAGCGGGAGATTGGAAAGCTGAAACAGCTGGCACAGCAGGCGGCCGAGGGCAAGGACTCGAACCAATCTAAGAACAAGAAGGAACAGGAGCGGTACATCGCGCTAATGGAGAAGTTGAATGACGAGCGCAAGAAGCAGCACGAGCACGTGGACAAGATCTCGCAGCGGTTGCAGGAGCAGAAGGATAGTTGGTTCCTGCTTCGATCCGCCAAGTCGGCCAAGAACGACACAATCACGCAGTTCCTGCAGCTCTGCCTTTTCCCGCGTTGCACCTTTACTGCTCTGGATGCACTGTACTGCGCCAAGTTCGTGCACgctatacacaacctcaagaCTTCAAACTTTTCTACCTTGCTCTGCTACGATCGGGTAAATGTTACTGAATATACCTTCGTATTATACAATAgctcacttttttttttatgttctAGATCTTCTGCGACATCACTTATTCGGTTACTTCGTGCACAGAGGGCGAGGCGACGCGGTATGGTCGCTTCCTGTGCGCCATGTTAGAGACTGTGATGCGATGGCATGCGGATCAGGCTGTTTTCAACAAAGAGTGCGCCAACTATCCTGGTTTCGTGACCAAGTTCCGTGTGAGCAATCAGTTCTCAGAGGCTAACGATCACGTTGGTTACGAGAACTACCGCCATGTGTGCCACAAGTGGCACTACAAGATCACCAAAGCGATAGTCTTTTGCTTGGACTCGAAGGACTTCATGCAGATCCGAAATGCACTAATCATCCTGATGCGAATCCTGCCTCACTATCCGGTCCTTGCCAAACTGGCTCAAATCATCGAGCGTAAGGTGGACAAGGTGCGCGAGGAGGAGAAGACAAAACGGCCGGATCTGTATGCCATTGCCTCTAGCTACATTGGCCAGCTGAAGCTGAAGACTCCGCACATGCTGAAGGAGAGCGATTTCCATCAGATGGCCGAGAGGTCCAGCAAGGAGTCGCCAGCCAGTGCTGGTGCACCTAGCACTCCCATTAAAGTGGAGAAATTATCGCCAACTTCGCCACCGCTGCATACACAAGGAGCGAAGGGGACCAGCGGAGCTGCTCCCTTTTATAGCAACGAACAGAAGTCTGGCACCAAGGAGCCAGAGGCTAAACCAGGTgggaaaaataaattcatttacaaaaattattcaagcaaactaataataaaatcatatttttgttagctCCCCTCCGCGATTCGAAGAGCATTAAAAGCGAGGGCAACAGCGTCACTTTGGTGTCTACAACGACCTCAGCGGCATCCAACATCGATCGTGAGAGCAAGCAACGTGATTTGCCTGCGCCACGGGAATCCCAATCCCGCAGCAAGGACGAGCAGCTAGAGCAGACAAACAACGGTAGCAATGGCAGCAGACAGAGCGAAAGCCGCAATCGGGACGTGGAGCGTGACAGGCAGGATCAGCACGAGCTGCGTCACGGGAGCATTAGTAGTCATCGCAGCTCCAGGGATACGGTGAGGGTCAAGGAACGAACAGAAGCCGAACAGCACCAGCGGTCCCGGGAGCGCTCCCAGCGCCTGGATGAGTTGGAAGCACAGCAGCGGAAGCGCGAGAAGACATCGCGCCGCGGCGGTGAAGAGCGCAATCGGCACGGAGATGGCGTCGAGACGGTGGATCTGGTTGGCAACACTGATAATCGCCACTACGAGGAGTTTGAGGGACGTATGAGAGATCTCAGCTCCGTATCCAACGAAAGCAACGGTTCAATGCAGCATCGGCAACGTAGCCATGAGACCATTGAATACGAAAAAGGTACGTAGCTCATCTGCTTTATGGGGCACTTCATTTGTAACCATTCGTTTTAGTAGATTCAAAGCGTCGCAAATTGGAATCGTCAACCAGCAGTTCAAAGGTTAGTAGCATATGGTTGCAGACATAAGTACGCTAAGACAACAACAATATAAAACAACACTACGATGGCGATCAAATCTGGAGGGCAAATACACGAAGTTCTGATTGAGCCAGGGAGACATAAACCGATTTGCAACACCAACTTCTACTCTGCGACTCCAAATTCAACCAACCAACAACGAACCCACCACcctaaaaaatatcaaaacttATATACTGATGCTTGATGCGGTGGACCTCGTTCTCATCTGCAATTCTCCTTAGTTCTAAGTATTTAGTACACTTTGGGGTGTTATTATTAAGATTATATATAAGCAAAAAGTGAAACTTTTTAGACCAATGTGACAGGAtcatctttaaaaagaaaaaaacaatttttttttattcaaatttgttAAGTAATTGTAATAGGTTAAGAGTAGTTATTTAATTAACGGACCGAAGTCAAGAATTGGGACCATGAAGACGACAATCGCTGGAAGAGCCGAGGATAATCGATCGAGGAAGAAGTTTACGTCATAGGAATTATTGGAAAACCCCCTTGAGTTTAAAGGAAGAAGAAATCAACGGTATTTATTCTGGATGCTGACTGAATCTACAAAGGAAAAAAATGAAGGCAAATCATCaagcaacatcatcaaaaaCCACAATTGCCCTACGTAACAACAAAAGTCTTCAATATATTGTGAAAATTTCCACAAAATTAATGAAGTAtatatatgctaaaaaacccAACAAAAATAATGGAATTCTGGAAAAATGTTCTTGAATTATCATCACTTTGCTACCTTCTGATGGTCAAACAGTTAAACTCGAAGGGCTGAACGTTAAAAAATCTGAATCGAAATCTACAAATCTTTCGAACTGGAAGTCTACCTTTTTTGGAGCCTTTAGAAGACGAACATCtgcagtaaaaatttcatctGGATTTAATAACAGCGTTTAATGAACTGGAGTGACTTAAAACAAATACTGGATAAACTTATAGTTTTACACTTGGAATCATTGAACTGGAGTGCCATGGAACAAATAGTGGAAAACCCTATATTTTTACATCCCGAATCATCCATAATACTATGCACGGATCCGATTGACAGCTGGAAACTTGAAATATCAACATTAATAATTGGACAACCTATACTTTCACATTCCGAATCATCAATAACAATGTAAACGGATCCGATTGACAACTGTAAAAAATGAACTATCAACATTATTATAAGACGATAGTGCCATCTAAATATCCTAAATGCTGCCAAACTTCGTTAATAGTACTACAACATCGGCTATGCCTGCATCCCAAATATCCGGATGAAACCCAGTGGATCTTCGACACCTCCGCGACTCTGATTACCTACCTGCCGTTACCTGTGCAGCCCAGTTTAGTTGTTAATACGTTGATGTTGAGACTGCGCACTGGTAAGTGAAGGGCGCGTGGTGGGGCCGACGGATTTATAAACCATATTAGACATAGGACACTAAACGGACACGGGCAACACCGATACAGTTGTATAGTTTCGGTTTCTGTTCCAGTTTTAAGTAGATAGAGATAGACCCACTCTTTGTAAAGTTTTAGCGGAGGCAAGAATTTCAATATGTTTTTACAACCATTAATCCTGTGCCGTTGCAGAAGGTGGAGGAACTGGTGGACAGCGTGAAGAAGGCTCGCGGCCTCAAGACCAAGGAGCGCAACAAGGACAAGCTGTCGGATGAGGAGCGAGACGCTCGCAAGGATCGCAAGCTGGGGCGCAAGCGCGATCGAACCGAAGAGTCAAACAGCAACGAACATAAGCGTCGGCGCGAAGGTGAGGCAAGAATGATTTTCCGGATATTCAAGACTTTCAagaatgaacattttttagcACAAAACGGTGAAGAAGAAATACGGGATAGAGAGCGGCATAGGGTGAGTTAACGACGAATTTCTGGTAAATTA from Drosophila subpulchrella strain 33 F10 #4 breed RU33 chromosome 2L, RU_Dsub_v1.1 Primary Assembly, whole genome shotgun sequence includes:
- the LOC119548407 gene encoding THO complex subunit 2 isoform X2, with product MQRSTERIRRLKKLKSVTATQDGGGGGGGGDGAATAENRTSESSDTNGGAASGSGGKDPGSLNLDIFKHFDKSGRSEFLKYLKQELQDATDTPVYDQNGEFKQGISHAIYQLLWQALRHTHKKDLVLHLLLEVVALHADFPSLIVDVINILDSETSLITDDFQEVRHAFVQLVKDLDKVVPESLLKERLEIDTLQEAGIVKNKSFYSKFIKVKTKLYYKQRRFNLFREESEGFAKLITELNQEFDENTTPESIMDIIKSLIGCFNLDPNRVLDIIIESFETRPDRWNLFIPLLRSYMPTGAIICEVLGYKFCHFKDSRTPRSLYHVCALLLKHGVIALNDVYVWLTPNDGSIKADWEEELADAREMVRKLNLIQTNKKDDEKDPPPPPSVKKFNEEKYNANQKFGLCEALLKVGDWENAYKIIQKLPEQAVVLQEPIARAIADLIHLSVENIYYKKCFKAPAGRRQSRNRLYDDTKLLAKMQAKEFSDLRKYTWPMANVLGPAMHYDTVLMYKLIRIMRKLVVEMGVDSLNGPPPNSEAEQHYYDIMSSLDACILPSLLYLDNNCSMSEEIWAVLKYFPYHFRYSLYARWKNDSYQLHPNLIRRCGLAQRDIKALMKRVSKENVKQLGRLVGKYSHCAPGLLFDYILLQIQIYDNLIGPVCDMLKYLTALSFDCLGYCIIESLTITGRLRFKDDGTSLSLWLQSLASFCGTIYKKYSIELSGLLQYVANQLKSQKSLDLLILREIVHKMAGVESCEEMTNDQLQAMCGGEQLRGEAGYFSQVRNTKKSSNRLKEALANNDLAVAICLLMAQQKHCVIYRETAAQSHLKLVGNLYDQCQDTLVQFGTFLGSTYSVDEYVERLPSIITMLREYHINTDVAFFLARPMFTHQINQKYDQLRKADPNAKKLTTTQKLQKYLEATQLIMNPIVESVRPLHSAKVWEDISPQFLVTFWSLSMYDLHVPNDSYQREIGKLKQLAQQAAEGKDSNQSKNKKEQERYIALMEKLNDERKKQHEHVDKISQRLQEQKDSWFLLRSAKSAKNDTITQFLQLCLFPRCTFTALDALYCAKFVHAIHNLKTSNFSTLLCYDRIFCDITYSVTSCTEGEATRYGRFLCAMLETVMRWHADQAVFNKECANYPGFVTKFRVSNQFSEANDHVGYENYRHVCHKWHYKITKAIVFCLDSKDFMQIRNALIILMRILPHYPVLAKLAQIIERKVDKVREEEKTKRPDLYAIASSYIGQLKLKTPHMLKESDFHQMAERSSKESPASAGAPSTPIKVEKLSPTSPPLHTQGAKGTSGAAPFYSNEQKSGTKEPEAKPAPLRDSKSIKSEGNSVTLVSTTTSAASNIDRESKQRDLPAPRESQSRSKDEQLEQTNNGSNGSRQSESRNRDVERDRQDQHELRHGSISSHRSSRDTVRVKERTEAEQHQRSRERSQRLDELEAQQRKREKTSRRGGEERNRHGDGVETVDLVGNTDNRHYEEFEGRMRDLSSVSNESNGSMQHRQRSHETIEYEKDSKRRKLESSTSSSKKVEELVDSVKKARGLKTKERNKDKLSDEERDARKDRKLGRKRDRTEESNSNEHKRRREAQNGEEEIRDRERHREKSPRERSHEKFDRERGGGSSSRGEDRQYISKSTRSRVNY
- the LOC119548407 gene encoding THO complex subunit 2 isoform X1; the encoded protein is MQRSTERIRRLKKLKSVTATQDGGGGGGGGDGAATAENRTSESSDTNGGAASGSGGKDPGSLNLDIFKHFDKSGRSEFLKYLKQELQDATDTPVYDQNGEFKQGISHAIYQLLWQALRHTHKKDLVLHLLLEVVALHADFPSLIVDVINILDSETSLITDDFQEVRHAFVQLVKDLDKVVPESLLKERLEIDTLQEAGIVKNKSFYSKFIKVKTKLYYKQRRFNLFREESEGFAKLITELNQEFDENTTPESIMDIIKSLIGCFNLDPNRVLDIIIESFETRPDRWNLFIPLLRSYMPTGAIICEVLGYKFCHFKDSRTPRSLYHVCALLLKHGVIALNDVYVWLTPNDGSIKADWEEELADAREMVRKLNLIQTNKKDDEKDPPPPPSVKKFNEEKYNANQKFGLCEALLKVGDWENAYKIIQKLPEQAVVLQEPIARAIADLIHLSVENIYYKKCFKAPAGRRQSRNRLYDDTKLLAKMQAKEFSDLRKYTWPMANVLGPAMHYDTVLMYKLIRIMRKLVVEMGVDSLNGPPPNSEAEQHYYDIMSSLDACILPSLLYLDNNCSMSEEIWAVLKYFPYHFRYSLYARWKNDSYQLHPNLIRRCGLAQRDIKALMKRVSKENVKQLGRLVGKYSHCAPGLLFDYILLQIQIYDNLIGPVCDMLKYLTALSFDCLGYCIIESLTITGRLRFKDDGTSLSLWLQSLASFCGTIYKKYSIELSGLLQYVANQLKSQKSLDLLILREIVHKMAGVESCEEMTNDQLQAMCGGEQLRGEAGYFSQVRNTKKSSNRLKEALANNDLAVAICLLMAQQKHCVIYRETAAQSHLKLVGNLYDQCQDTLVQFGTFLGSTYSVDEYVERLPSIITMLREYHINTDVAFFLARPMFTHQINQKYDQLRKADPNAKKLTTTQKLQKYLEATQLIMNPIVESVRPLHSAKVWEDISPQFLVTFWSLSMYDLHVPNDSYQREIGKLKQLAQQAAEGKDSNQSKNKKEQERYIALMEKLNDERKKQHEHVDKISQRLQEQKDSWFLLRSAKSAKNDTITQFLQLCLFPRCTFTALDALYCAKFVHAIHNLKTSNFSTLLCYDRIFCDITYSVTSCTEGEATRYGRFLCAMLETVMRWHADQAVFNKECANYPGFVTKFRVSNQFSEANDHVGYENYRHVCHKWHYKITKAIVFCLDSKDFMQIRNALIILMRILPHYPVLAKLAQIIERKVDKVREEEKTKRPDLYAIASSYIGQLKLKTPHMLKESDFHQMAERSSKESPASAGAPSTPIKVEKLSPTSPPLHTQGAKGTSGAAPFYSNEQKSGTKEPEAKPAPLRDSKSIKSEGNSVTLVSTTTSAASNIDRESKQRDLPAPRESQSRSKDEQLEQTNNGSNGSRQSESRNRDVERDRQDQHELRHGSISSHRSSRDTVRVKERTEAEQHQRSRERSQRLDELEAQQRKREKTSRRGGEERNRHGDGVETVDLVGNTDNRHYEEFEGRMRDLSSVSNESNGSMQHRQRSHETIEYEKVDSKRRKLESSTSSSKKVEELVDSVKKARGLKTKERNKDKLSDEERDARKDRKLGRKRDRTEESNSNEHKRRREAQNGEEEIRDRERHREKSPRERSHEKFDRERGGGSSSRGEDRQYISKSTRSRVNY